The window CAGATATGTGAAACCACCAATTTTTACGCTATGTGTCGGCAATGCATGGGGAGAAGCTGCACTTCTACTGGCTGCTGGTGCAAAGGGGAATCGATCTGCCTTACCCTCATCAACAATAATGATCAAGCAGGTTTACTTTAAGCTATACATGGCTTTGCATTTCACTTTGATCGTCTCACACGAATAGATTGTTTCCCTTTAGTTTATTTGTACTTTGTGTTCGTATATTGATTACAAATTTACTTTTCAGCCAATTGCCAGGTTTCAGGGTCAAGCAACAGATGTAGAGCTTATGAGGAAAGAAGTTAGAAATGTGAAGGCTGAGTTGGTAAATTTAACAGAGAGCTTCCCTCATTTATACCCCAGAAATATcattgaaaaaattcaaagagaaTTCTGCAATGCTGCTTGTTTTAATCCCCATCTCTTATCTGTGTCAAGTTTTGTGTGTCCATCAACATGACTCGATACACTGCTTCAACAACACATTCTGGGGATTAagaattgcatattttatgtgtCAAGTTTACACTCCTCATCGTTAAATGAATGTACATATTAAGAagtgcattttttatttgaaaggtCAAACTCTACGCGAAACACGTTGGAAAATCACCTGAGGAGATTGAAGAAGACATAAGGCgtccaaaatattttagtcCTAGTGAGGCTGTTGAATATGGAATCATCGATAAGGTACACATATTCCATTCACTCTGCCCTAAATGAGTTATGCAGTagcattattattttaaactttCATAGTTATGCGGTAACAACACTATTGCTTGCAATTTGAAGGTTCTGTACAATGAGAGGAGTAATGAAGACAGAGGAGTTCTGTCAGATCTTAAGAAAGCTCAACTTATTTGAAGTGTTTTTGGTCGGGCCAGAGTAGCAGGATACCGATTTCAGGGATGCCACACCATTCGGATTTTAGGGCAAGCAAAACAGGGGTGGCTGGGGTGGATGCCAGACCGTTCGGATTCGTGAGACAATCAAAGCCACGTACTTCTTGCCGGattctaaatttaaattgtctacttttaaaaaaaaattagtgtaatACGGATAacctttttattaataaaatttcgatcgatcaatttttatattttcttgtgTTCACTTTGATCATGATAATGTTATTATGATACTATCAAcgtgatatttttatataattattactctGGACACtatagaaatgaaaatgatggGAGAACTAAAATGTGATaacataatttcattttcttttattattattatttttttgatatgatatatttttgacTCTGGACACCATatgattttctttaaaaacaattattcACGGGACATCCCTGAAATCTTCACTCCACTTGGAATTCATCTTCTTCTGCCAAACAACCTGCTTTTTATCTTTACACCAGAGCCAACTCACTTCCTCCCTTTCTGCATTTTTCATCTGATTCTCTCTGATCCCTTCAACCCTCAATTTCCCCTTATCATCACACCATAAATCTCAACCCTTTTCTCAtcttcttgtgttgataatctTTTTTCAAGAACAATCTTGTTGATAAATGAAACACCACAAAACCTTCCCTGCATCATCATCACCCTCTCGACCTCATGTTTCTGAACCAGTTCATGCACTTCTTGAAATCAATGCACACACTCAGAAGGAAAGCTACATCCTGTGATCATAGCCattgaaaaaagagaagaTTTAAGCAATCCTCCAAAAAGTAACAGTACCAATACTattaagaagaagaaatggcTGTGTCGTGTTTCAATCCGTTTCGGCTGCGAAAAACCAAGAGCAATAGGTCTCTATCATTTCCTTCAACCTCGAGGATCGAATCAGACAACATGGAGCGGAAGAGATTCGACAGCTTGGAATCGTGGTCGATGATTCTGGACTCGGAGAATGTGGAGACGTGGGAGGTTCCCAACGAGGATCGGGAGGAGTGGACAGCGGATCTCTCCCAGTTGTTCATAGGCAATAAGTTTGCTTCTGGGGCCCACAGCAGAATCTACAGAGGAATCTACAAGCAGAGAGCTGTGGCAGTTAAAATGGTGAGGATTCCCACTCACAAGGAGGAGACTCGAGCTCTGCTCGAGCACCAGTTCAAGAGTGAGGTTGCTCTTCTTTCCCGTCTGTACCATCCTAACATCGTCCAGGTTCGTCTCCTCTCCTGCACtgcacatattttatttttctaatttggaGCATGCTTGATTACATTTTAAATGTGAAGCATTTTTATTGCTTGTAATATCTCACATAATTATGATCTAAGCTTGGCCTGTAATGTTTATGGAATACACAATTTGTGTAGTGAAAAGTGAAGATCgcttaataattttaaacatttGTGTTGCTAGCACCAAATATATTTCATAACTATGATCTATAAGCTTGGCCTTAAATCTCGAGAGTAAACTCAATTGTGCggtaattgtatttttttttatagaaaaaagtgAAGCATGCTTAACACTGTTTAACATTATATTTCAGTGACCTATGAATCTTGATAGTTAACCCATTGTGACATAGTACTTATGTTGTAGTATGCAATCTTGCAtacattttatgttttctatGCATAATGTAGCTTTGGCAGCTATTAACTACATGAAGCCCGTGtacatgtaatttaatttattaaatttaaagaaaagcTACATATTCAATGGAGCAACTTTTACTTTATAAGTACATaactttttcttcatcttcatccctTTCTTCGTCTGTGCAGTTCATTGCTGCGTGCAAAAAGCCGCCGGTATACTGCATCATCACAGAGTACATGTCACAGGGGACTCTGAGGATGTATCTGAACAAGAAAGAGCCCTACTCCCTCTCAGTCGAGACGATTCTGAGACTAGCCCTCGACATATCAAGAGGGATGGAGTATCTCCACTCACAGGGCGTGATACATAGAGATCTCAAGTCGAACAACTTGCTTCTGAATGATGAGATGCGCGTGAAGGTTGCAGATTTTGGGACGTCGTGTTTGGAGACACAGTGCATGGAGGCCAAGGGAAATATGGGGACTTACCGCTGGATGGCGCCTGAGATGATCAAGGAGAAGCCTTACACGCGCAAGGTTGATGTATATAGCTTCGGGATTGTGCTGTGGGAACTCACAACCGCTCTGCTCCCGTTCCAGGGGATGACACCCGTGCAGGCTGCCTTTGCTGTGGCTGAGAAGGTGGGATACTTAGATTTTTGATCAAATTAGTAGAAGCATGAAGCCTGGCATAGTTTTAGTTTATGTTGATGAAACTAATGTATTCTGAGCTGTTGCAGAACGAGAGGCCGCCGTTGGCAGCAAGTTGCCAGGCAGCAATCGGGCACCTAATAAAGAGATGCTGGGCAGCCAACCCGTCGAAGAGACCGGATTTTAGTGAGATAGTGTCGGCATTGGAAAAGTACGATGAATGTGCGAAAGAGGGGCTTCCTCTGACGCTGCACTCGGGCTTAGTTAGCAAAAACGCCATCATCCAACGCTTGAAAGGATGCGTATCGATGAACTCATCCGTACCTGTACATGCCTGACATCTACACATGCCATTATTTTGCTATTCTAAGTCGCATACATTTCTTGTTGCCCATATGTATATTTAACTCTTGTGGCATGAATAATTTCATGTTACATTACTAATAACTACTAGTATTACTAATGAACTAATGATGTAGTGTTTTAGTTACTTTACTTGTGAATTGTGATGGAGGAGAAACAtatgaatcatttttttaatgatgcTTTGCGTGATCGCACGGAAaagcagaaaaataaaatacaaaaataaggAAAGTGTGAAATTAGTTTTGGTAGactatacaaaataaaaatgagactattttagAAAGTCACTAAAAAGTGTACTAAATACTCCTAAATTGACTTTATTTGTTGTAGCAAATTGatcgaaataaaaaattcttttaCTTCCGATTAAAACATCTCTAACAGAAGAAGAATATTACgcttaatataattatttgagGTAACAATCTCCCGATTCCAATTCAGACACAGATTTTCAATGGCGACTTCAAAATTTCAAGCTTTATGGAATCACCCAGCTGGACCTAAAACCAGTCGGTTATATAACCCTATTCCTTCTTTGCAGCATTATAATTTCGTATCcctttttaaatgtttaatgTTATCCCatcatgagattgaattttttagcatcttaattgtttatttatgGTGTTAGAATGTGCATTTTTGTTgctttaattgtgaatttttttgtctTGTAGAATGTGGAAATGATATTCTGCTTGTTTATGTtgttattgaatttgattttgcgAAGGTATTAAGATTGGAATTGAGAAGGAATGATTGAGGTTGGGCGGGGTGGGTAATTCTAATTTCTAGGGTTATGGATGACTCAAGTTAATTTCAAAATGGGATGCACGATCCACGAATGAGTAAAGTTTCTGTGTATCATAGTCAAGTTCCCTCTGATTCAATGTGGTTTTGATTATTCTCAAGTGCTTGATGCATGTTGATATACCTGATTAACATTACAACAGTACCAAATTTGCTTATCCTTTACTTTCGAGGATTAGCCTAGATAGGTAAAATAGTATAGGATATTTTTACTAAGATGGAATGATACTTTGCGATATCCAATGCCCTTTATAATTTCTATCATTCGAGTTTTTGCTTGATTCAATCCCACTGAAAAACACTCGAATTTTATCTGTCATGAAAAGATGCTAGTATAACTTTTACATTTACACATTTTAAATCAATGTTGCAGaagttttatagtattaaatttgatcTTAACTAAGGATTATATCAGTTATGGTCCTACCTTGCTCCTTGTTGACTTGTGTTAGATTTTTCCGATGTGGATATgcctaatgaaatgaaaaaatgatgcAATTAGGACATGGCGTATCTTCTTGCTCGAGGGTGAAGAATTAACTAATAGGTTCAAGGCATACTACATAGTTTCCAAAATATTAACAGACatgatactactatatagCAAGGACAAGTTTACTTTGAGATTTGTAAGCTATTGGATTTgattttgcataaaaaattagttaatacCTTCCTATTAGGTTCATATAACCATATATGTGAAATGATCACAACTTTTTGTACGAATTATCATTTATGCTTgaattataatcataaaagtTATACTTATCtagaatgaaatattttgcttCTTATGTATAGTTCATTTCTGGGCACCAACCTTCAAATGGGGAATTAGCATTGCTAATCTAGCTGATTCAACAAAACCTCCTGAGAAAGTTTCATATCCCCAACAGATAGGTGAGTTTTATTAATGAACATTGTGctctcaaaattttcagcTCACTTCATCCTATCTGGCTCACAGAAACTTGAAATAGAAATAGCATCTATGTTAATTTGGTCTTCTTTCCTGATTACTtaagtttttcattttccattttattttcagcAGTGTGATGGAGGATCTCTTGTAGGCATTCATGGTACTGATTTGTTTTACTCTCTTTGCCATTTTCAGCTGTTACAGCAACTGGAGTTATTTGGTCACGCTATAGCACTGTTATTACTCCTGTGAGTTCAATTGTTTATGATACATAGCTGCTTATGCCTTATTAGATGCTTACAAATATCTTTTGATTTGCCAGAGTGAATGTTGTTGATGAGTTACCATGTGTTTTATTGTCCGTTTATCCTTGAATGATTTATTAGGACTGCagttattatatttcaaagtTCATATCTGATCCTCGTTTAATATTTCTAATCCTAGTTTTGAATTAGCTAAGCAGTTTGGGCACATGCCGCACATCTCTAGTGAAGAAAAGCCATGAGATTTGTCCTTCTgttcactttttctttccaaaTCTTCTTGCTTGTATTATGCACACAAAACTCACATGTTTTAAGTGCTTTTTACGTTGATTTCTATGTAGAGGGTGTATGGCTTGGCTTATAAGCtccttaaaatattttatgagttGTTTAATAGCTTAatattattaagaaatgtttgGCTATATAATCTCTTAAAATAGCTTATACGATGGGAAAATAAGCTCCAACAGTTTCTAAGGTATCCCAAAAGTAAGTTCCTCAATCTCAgcttatttttcataatcatATGAGCAATAATCAGTTTACAAAATTAACTCTACTATGGTTCATTATTTCCAACACATATCCTGATacctttttaatttcatttatattcaGGTTTCTCTCTAATTAGGATTTTCTGTCACTAACTCACAATTTCCTCCTTAACTTATAAgctttcaataataaacctgAGCTGAACACCCTCTTAATTCCCTGCATTAggttatttgaattttgatttcatgTAAACCAAACCATGTAACAACTTTCTGTGctgtattttatatatgtgatgATGGTGGGGCTGCAGAAGAAC is drawn from Salvia hispanica cultivar TCC Black 2014 chromosome 6, UniMelb_Shisp_WGS_1.0, whole genome shotgun sequence and contains these coding sequences:
- the LOC125196768 gene encoding serine/threonine/tyrosine-protein kinase HT1-like, translated to MAVSCFNPFRLRKTKSNRSLSFPSTSRIESDNMERKRFDSLESWSMILDSENVETWEVPNEDREEWTADLSQLFIGNKFASGAHSRIYRGIYKQRAVAVKMVRIPTHKEETRALLEHQFKSEVALLSRLYHPNIVQFIAACKKPPVYCIITEYMSQGTLRMYLNKKEPYSLSVETILRLALDISRGMEYLHSQGVIHRDLKSNNLLLNDEMRVKVADFGTSCLETQCMEAKGNMGTYRWMAPEMIKEKPYTRKVDVYSFGIVLWELTTALLPFQGMTPVQAAFAVAEKNERPPLAASCQAAIGHLIKRCWAANPSKRPDFSEIVSALEKYDECAKEGLPLTLHSGLVSKNAIIQRLKGCVSMNSSVPVHA
- the LOC125191825 gene encoding mitochondrial pyruvate carrier 4, with the protein product MATSKFQALWNHPAGPKTIHFWAPTFKWGISIANLADSTKPPEKVSYPQQIAVTATGVIWSRYSTVITPKNWNLFSVNIVMAGTGIYQLSRKIQHDYFNKEEAAVVTKE